From Acidovorax sp. 1608163:
CGGTGATGCGCCCGGTCATGAGGGCGCGGGCATCGGCCTGCGCGCGGCTGACCTGGCCCAGGCGCGGCACAAAGTACCAGCAGGCCAGGCCATAGCACACGATCCATGCGCCAAAGGGCAGCAGCAGCCGTGCATCAAAGCCCCCCGCCAGCAGCAAGATGGTGACGAGGTACACGCCCATGCCCACGACCACGTCGGTGGTGGTGAAGAGCATGTCGCGCACGGCCAGGGCGGTCTGCATGATCTTGGTGGTGATGCGGCCCGCAAACTCGTCGGCATAGAAGGCCATGCTCTGGCCCAGCATCAGGCGGTGAAAATTCCAGCGCAGGCGCAGCGGCAGGTTGATGGCAAGCGCCTGGTGCTTGAGGCTGGTTTGCAGCGCCACCAGCACGATGCTGGCCACCATGGCGGCGGCCACCCACAGCATGGTGTTGCCCCGCTGGGCCCACAGTGTGGCGGGCGTGGCGGCAGCAATCCAGTCCACCACCCGGCCCAGCACGGCAAACAGCAGCGCTTCGTACACGGCAATCAGGGCCGACAGCCCCGCCATGGCCAGCACGTAGCCGCGCACGCCGCGCGCGCAGGCCCAGACAAAGGCCACAAAGCCCTTGGGCGGCAGGGTGGGCTCGTGGCGGGGTAGGAAAGAACGCGTTTCTCGAAAAATTTGAACAGCACAGGCAAGGGTCTCCAGAGGCCGCCATGGTAGTGGGGGACGCGCGCCGGCGCCCGCACGGCGACATTGGCCCCAAGGCATTTTTGCTATTAATTTCATAGCTTTTGGCGCTTATCGCACGGGCGCTTCAATCCATTTCCTCACAAAATACTGCGCCAACCGCACCCGCGCATCGCCCCAGGACATAGGGCCACAGGTGGGCAAAACGTCTTCACCAAACGATAATCGCCAATCATTCTCATTTATTTTCATCCACCCACACCATGAGCACCGGAACCCTCTCCACCCCTCGCAGGCATGTGCTGCTGCGCATTGCGGCCGCCGTGCTGGGGGGCTACGCCTTTTGCTGGGGCTTTGTGGCGCTCAGCATGGCCGGCCTGTTTGCGCTGGGCATGTCGTTCCACGACGCAGAACACCTGTGCGCCATGTTGGCCTTTTTGCTGTACGTGACGGTGTTTTGCTGGGCCTTTGCGGCCCGCAGCCTGGCGCGGGTGTGGGCGGTGCTGGCGGGCGGCGCAGCGCTGATGGCGGGCGCGGCCTCGCTTTTGCAGACCACGCTGGTCTGAGACGGGAGATCACGATGTTTCAAAACGCTCGCCAGGCGCTGACCT
This genomic window contains:
- a CDS encoding iron uptake protein; this translates as MSTGTLSTPRRHVLLRIAAAVLGGYAFCWGFVALSMAGLFALGMSFHDAEHLCAMLAFLLYVTVFCWAFAARSLARVWAVLAGGAALMAGAASLLQTTLV